A segment of the Lycium ferocissimum isolate CSIRO_LF1 chromosome 5, AGI_CSIRO_Lferr_CH_V1, whole genome shotgun sequence genome:
gaTACCTGAGTGAATGCTTTGACTCCATGTCTTTCCAGCTTAATCTCCAGAGTTGGATCATCAGCAAGCTGCAATAAAACATCCACCATGTCTTTAGCAACATAATTTTCCACTGCGTTCCTCCTCGCGTTATGCTCATCAAGTACATGCTCCAGAAACTTGTCGAATTTTTTGCTCACAACTTTCATCCTCTTAACATAACCTTGCAAGTCCATGAAATCAATCCAGGGAATTGAATCTCCAATATTGAGGACACCATTTAGCAAAAACAACTCGTCTAACATCTTCTTAAATTCCTCGGGATCCACAATCGAGTTCTCAGACTCGTCCAAGTAGCTCTTCCCTAGTACCATCCTGCTAATAACATTTAAACTCAGCGTCGTCAAATGATCTTTCAGCATAATCGGTTTCCCTGATAATTTGTTTAAATTATGGAGAAGAGAATGGAGTTCCTCTGCCCGAATATACTCATATGAATCGAGCCTTTTAGCACTGAACAACTCCATCAGGCACATTCTACGTGCCTGACGCCAATAGGATCCGTACGGGGACCAGGTGATATCTGAATAGTTGTAGGTGGTGTATTTTCCTGCAGCCGTTTTAGGCCGGCCTACAAAGTTGACATCCATGGTTTTGAGGAAAATTTTGGCCATTTCGACGGAGGAGCCCACTACAACGGGGAATGACCCGAATTGGAGATGCATAATGGGACCATACTTGAGGGAAAGTTTGTGGATTGATCGGTGAGGAAGTTCGCTCATGAGGTTTAAATTTCCGATGATTGGCCATGGTTTTGGGCCTGGAGGTAAGTTGAGTTTCCTCTGGCGAAGATATTTGGAAAGGAGTAGAAGAAACAAAGTACCAAGAAATACTGCTGCATATGCAGTCCAGGTAGTACCTTCCATTGAGTTGTTTGTGCTTTTGGAAATGAGTATTGGTAGTGCTTGTAGTTGTAATTGTTTCAATGGTGGAGTTTATGGTTCCGCTGATGGGCTGTATTTATAGTGTTTTGGAGAAGACTGAATAGTGCTATGAAGATTGTCATTTTCTGTTATTCTAATGGAGAGAGTGGACTTCTGTAAAGGAAAAATCTAATAATTTCCTGGAAACTTTATTTAAGTTGCCTTTGGGTCTTCCATgaaattatttcttattttctcgtTACCTTCAACAGGGCGTGAAACAACTTCGTAGAATAACTGTATAAGGTACCCCACGTGAAAAAAGGGTTCCCCACAGTCCACCAAATTGAAATATTGCAGTGAAAACAGTTTAGGGGACCCCACAGTCCACTAAATTGAAATAATGCAGTGAAAACAGTTTAGACTTTAGAGGATTATTTTACTATGTTTTGGTGTATAGTTTGTGTATGAAAGTTAATAGTCTCGacttttcaatttatttgtcactcttttatttttagtttttgaaaaagTCATCCCTTTTTGGCTATGAAGTAGGTAATTTGAACCTTTCATAATTACCTTTTGATGAAAACATTTTATAGCTACACAATATtaaatatcatataaaaaaagaagtttGAAAAGTATTATATTCATACAaatgttatgttatatttaaTAAATCATGCAATTTTGAAGTCTTTCTTCAATTCTGTGTTTTGTCGAACAAAATCACATTAAATAAATTGATGAGAGTAATGAACCAAAAGGAGAAAACAGAATGACAAGTTGTAAGTTTCTACGTTTTGCCTCAAAATAGAAATGTGTAACAGAAGGTCAAGTTTTCCAAGTCAGAATCTCTAACAACAGTGCTCACATAAATCGAAATGTACAGAAAGATTTCTTTTGTTTCTATTAAATATTCAAAAAGCACAAGGATGAAAAACCAAACCTGAATTCTTTTCCCAAAACCTGTTATACGTAAAAGAGGTTTATCTCTTATCTCATCTCTCGTCCATTGTCTAGAGCCTGGAGGCGTTTAAGctcagtaaaataaaaaaatagcagTCCGATACACAAAATATCCTGTGTTAGCATGGTTCGAAGAAGGGCGATGCACACAAACCCACTTTAATACAGGCTGCTTCCACGGCTCAAAcccgtgacctataggtcacatGGAGACCTAAATTAAAATCTAAAATCTTGCAACTGcagcaaaaaattaaaaattattttagggcAAGTGTAGAATGGTGCATGAAACTGATGAATAATTGTGGAAAGTGGGAAATTGTATTGGTTTTAGTCCAAGTCTATCATGATGGTGTGTTCACTTAGATATTGTTAGTGGAAGACCCATAACCAAAAAAGCAGTCCGCCTTAGAGAAATTTCATTGCAACGTTGTGTCGTTAGTAGTATTAATTCACGGGCAGGAGAAGCAGGCATAATAATAACTCTAAGAGGTGAGGAATGTCCAAAATcatataagaagaaaataattcatttCTCTTACCAAtgtgaaatattattttaatggcGAAGCAAAAAAATTCTGTAAATGTGTTTAAgatttaaatttatatatacaaCTAGTATActtacccgcgcgatgcgcggaccgtatcaaagaaaaaagagcgGAGAAATAATagaaacatatgtatatgaatcaTGTGTGATATTGCAAATTTTATGTCTCATTTTTTTGTATCTGTATTATTGCAGACTAATattttctatgtatatgtagcTGCTATTACTTCATTAGTGACCATTTCTTCAAACAGTATAAAGTCTTTTATATCAATTGACTAAAATATGTAGCTTCTATTGCTTCATTACTGAGCATTTCTTCAAAC
Coding sequences within it:
- the LOC132055292 gene encoding trimethyltridecatetraene synthase-like, whose protein sequence is MEGTTWTAYAAVFLGTLFLLLLSKYLRQRKLNLPPGPKPWPIIGNLNLMSELPHRSIHKLSLKYGPIMHLQFGSFPVVVGSSVEMAKIFLKTMDVNFVGRPKTAAGKYTTYNYSDITWSPYGSYWRQARRMCLMELFSAKRLDSYEYIRAEELHSLLHNLNKLSGKPIMLKDHLTTLSLNVISRMVLGKSYLDESENSIVDPEEFKKMLDELFLLNGVLNIGDSIPWIDFMDLQGYVKRMKVVSKKFDKFLEHVLDEHNARRNAVENYVAKDMVDVLLQLADDPTLEIKLERHGVKAFTQDLLAGGTESSAVTVEWAISELLKQPDIFNKATEELDRVIGQNRWVQEKDITNLPYIEAIVKETMRLHPVAPMLVPRECREDCKVAGYDVQKGTRVLVSVWTIGRDPTLWDEPEAFKPERFLEKSIDVKGHDFELLPFGGGKKDVPGYSLGLKVIQASLANLLHGFQWSLPDNMSPEDLNMDEIFGLSTPKKFPLAAVIEPRLPANLYST